TAAATTCATACTACCGTGAGCGATTAGAAATCGCGCCTACACCGACAAAACCCACCTGCGTGGGTTCAAAACCTTTATTTTTCATTAGTCCACGGAGGTGGACTTAGTTTGTGTAGTAGTGTTCGCGCCAGCGTGGCGTTCGCGGTAGCGTGCCGGAGGCATCAGCCATATTATATTCGCCAAAAACTTTTCAAACATCCTCTTAAATTAACGTGGAATATAATTAATTACCAATTCTGAATTATAAATTATTGGTCACGACATAGAATATAATTAATTACGAATTACGAATTACGAATTACAAATTACAAATTATTCTGTGCAGGGTTTTCTCAACTTAAACAAACCTTATGACTGGACTTCCCATGACTGCGTAGCAAGGGTACGGAAACTGCTGCGTTTAAAACGGGTAGGACACGCAGGAACCTTAGACCCAGCAGCTACAGGCGTGTTACCCATCGCCTTGGGTAAAGCTACCAGATTATTACAATATTTACCAGGTGAAAAAGCTTACAAAGCTACTGTTCGCCTTGGCATACGTACAACTACTGATGATTTACAAGGCGAAGTTATCACCTCTCAGCCTTGTCCGGGCTTAAATTTAACGGACATAAAAACAGAACTTTCCCGATTTATCGGCAAAATTGAGCAAATTCCCCCCAGTTATAGCGCCATTCAAGTGGAGGGAAAACGCCTATATGATTTGGCACGTCAAGGAGAAATTATACAAGCACCAGTGCGGACAGTAGAAGTTTTGAATATACAAGTTTTAGACTGGCGTGATAGTGATTTCCCGGAATTAGATTTAGCGATCGCTTGTGGTGCAGGAACATATATTCGAGCGATCGCCCGTGATTTAGGAATTATATTCAACACAGGTGGAACCCTCGCCGCTTTAACAAGAACTGAAAGCAGCGGGTTTCACTTACAAGATAGCCTCACATTAACAGAATTAGAAACCCAACTTCAAAGCGGGACATTTCAACCCATCTCCCCAGATACAGCCTTACAAAAATTACCATCTGTAAATTTACCAGGAACATTTGCCAAAAAATGGTGTCAAGGACAGCAAGTTCCTGTAAATTTTGATGTGTTAGGAATAGTGCGAGTCTATGAACAAGAAACCCGCTTTTTGGGGATTGGACAAATACAAGAACATCTATTGATTCCCCAAATGGTTTTTGAACCGATTTCCTAATGTTAACCACAAAATCCCCGAATTCTTCAAGAATTCGGGGATGTGAGACCAAAAAAATGGTTGTTAAAATGATTTCTTCGCTGAACGCAAAATATTCTCTATCCTTGGGTATAAATTTTGTATAAATACGGAATTTATCTTTCTAAATGTGGATTTGAATAAAGTATCAAGGGCAATCTCACTATGATGAATTTGCAAAAATATATTAATTCTCTCTTCAAAATTGCGATCGCACTTTCTCCATCCCTGATCATTATATCTACCTTTTCTTTACCCTCACTAGCACAACCTACCCCAACCCCAGGGCTTAGATTTCCTGAAGCACCTAACCGAGACAGCCCAGAAAGAACAGGTGCAGGAGGAAGACGGATTCAATTCCCATCGGGACAAGACCGAGGTAAACCTCAAAGAACAGGTGCAGGAGGAAGAAGGGGAAGG
This region of Anabaena sphaerica FACHB-251 genomic DNA includes:
- the truB gene encoding tRNA pseudouridine(55) synthase TruB, which translates into the protein MQGFLNLNKPYDWTSHDCVARVRKLLRLKRVGHAGTLDPAATGVLPIALGKATRLLQYLPGEKAYKATVRLGIRTTTDDLQGEVITSQPCPGLNLTDIKTELSRFIGKIEQIPPSYSAIQVEGKRLYDLARQGEIIQAPVRTVEVLNIQVLDWRDSDFPELDLAIACGAGTYIRAIARDLGIIFNTGGTLAALTRTESSGFHLQDSLTLTELETQLQSGTFQPISPDTALQKLPSVNLPGTFAKKWCQGQQVPVNFDVLGIVRVYEQETRFLGIGQIQEHLLIPQMVFEPIS